From the Megalops cyprinoides isolate fMegCyp1 chromosome 21, fMegCyp1.pri, whole genome shotgun sequence genome, one window contains:
- the si:dkey-284p5.3 gene encoding skin secretory protein xP2 — MGCSTSTQTTAQEANRPSCKPEGSNGAGTMVARNENGSVAEDRETLPDQAELPAQSSAPEGPPAGEEAHASASAEPPAEGADTAAAPPAEEGGETAPAPAEEGADAPPPDTVAPAEEAPAASPEPAPEGQEEGKATEEGEAAAATEEKEAGSEAPADQSEATPAE, encoded by the exons ATGGGGTGTTCTACTAGTACCCAAACTACAGCGCAAGAAGCAAACAGACCATCCTGTAAACCAGAGGGGAGCAATGGAGCCGGTACGATGG TGGCCAGGAATGAGAACGGCTCCGTTGCGGAAGACAGAGAGACCCTTCCGGACCAGGCCGAGCTGCCGGCACAGAGCAGCGCCCCCGAAGGCCCGCCCGCCGGAGAGGAAGCCCACGCCTCCGCCTCTGCCGAGCCCCCAGCAGAGGGCGCAGACACCGCGGCTGCTCCACCAGCAGAGGAGGGCGGAGAGACAGCCCCGGCACCCGCGGAAGAGGGAGCGGACGCACCCCCTCCGGACACCGTAGCCCCTGCGGAGGAGGCGCCCGCCGCCTCGCCCGAGCCCGCCCCCGAGGGTCAGGAGGAAG GTAAAGCTAcggaggagggggaggcggcGGCAGCAACAGAGGAgaaggaagcaggaagtgaggccCCAGCAGACCAATCGGAGGCCACCCCAGCGGAGTAA
- the rpl30 gene encoding 60S ribosomal protein L30, translating into MVAAKKTKKSLESINSRLQLVMKSGKYVLGYKQTLKMIRQGKAKLVILANNCPALRKSEIEYYAMLAKTGVHHYSGNNIELGTACGKYYRVCTLAIIDPGDSDIIRSMPDQQQGEK; encoded by the exons ATGGTGGCCGCAAAGAAAACG aaaaagtcCCTGGAGTCCATCAACTCCCGACTCCAGCTGGTGATGAAGAGCGGCAAATACGTTCTGGGGTACAAACAGACGCTGAAGATGATCCGACAGGGCAAAGCTAAGCTGGTTATCCTGGCTAACAATTGCCCTGCCCTGAG GAAATCAGAAATTGAATATTATGCCATGTTGGCCAAGACCGGTGTCCATCACTACAGTGGGAATAACATTGAGCTTGGCACAGCCTGTGGTAAATACTACAGGGTGTGCACACTGGCTATTATTGACCCTG GCGATTCCGACATCATCAGAAGCATGCCAGACCAGCAGCAGGGCGAGAAGTAG